Genomic DNA from Luteitalea sp.:
TGATGGGTCGTGTCTCGAGTTACCGACCCATGAACGATCAGCCCAGGGCCTGGCACCTCAAAAGCGGATGCCCGCGAGCATGGCAAATGTCCGCGTCTTCACGACGGGCTCGGTCGGGTCCGACGAGATGTTCCTGAGACCTGGGCTGAAGCGTCCCTCGACGAGCCAGTGTTCTCCCTCCCAGCCTCCGCCAAAGGTCAAGCCGAGATCAGTGCCCGTCGTGCGTCGGTCGATCTCCTCCTCGTCGTCTTCCCTGTCGTCGCTGTAACGAATCGTCGAGCTCAGCTTGAAGCCAATGCTCGGCCCGGCGAGGAGATACCAAGACGTGCCGCCATAGCTAGGCGGTGATAGCTTTGCCAGCAGCGGGATCTCGAGGTATGTCAATGTCACCGCCGTGGCGCCGTTCTCTGAGACGTGTTCGTTCAGTGAGACGCCCTTGGTCACGAAGAAGACCTCCGGCTGGAGGCCGATGCCGACGTCCCAGTCGA
This window encodes:
- a CDS encoding outer membrane beta-barrel protein — protein: MSFVYRMAGVLLVSSLIALPSAAQSLRTGVKAGVALTSLSNVRALTESAEEDAGIGIGPMIGGFLNIDWDVGIGLQPEVFFVTKGVSLNEHVSENGATAVTLTYLEIPLLAKLSPPSYGGTSWYLLAGPSIGFKLSSTIRYSDDREDDEEEIDRRTTGTDLGLTFGGGWEGEHWLVEGRFSPGLRNISSDPTEPVVKTRTFAMLAGIRF